The following are from one region of the Bactrocera oleae isolate idBacOlea1 chromosome 6, idBacOlea1, whole genome shotgun sequence genome:
- the LOC118683881 gene encoding fibrinogen-like protein A — MFLLKFLALLSSLILGVKLCAGKTDITVEGLDCNCDVDIEIVKRVLEKLEKIEKRVEHTYSRNEIIQEEVAKMKTNMPRSCLEATAATSKSGIYKIQVGSLSETPFEVWCDQDTDFGGWTVIQRRVSADVDFYRNWTDYKVGFGNLADNYWIGLDKLHALTISCEHELYIKIETSDGVKYYAKYSIFVVGSEAEDFVLKTVGDYKGDAEDILKYNEGSKFSTYDRDNDQKDNRNCAKIDRGAWWYHRCYLSNLNGDYTESNSGQGILWIGMNRSKSLKFVQMMIRPTQACMKSLKK; from the exons ATGTTCCTTCTAAAATTTCTTGCGCTACTATCGAGTCTAATATTAGGTGTAAAACTATGCGCAGGAAAAACGGACATAACTGTCGAAGGTCTCGACTGCAATTGCGATGTAGATATTGAGATTGTGAAAAGAGTTCTGGAAAAGCTGGAAAAAATCGAAAAGCGTGTGGAGCACACCTACAGCCGAAACGAGATCATACAAGAGGAAGTAGC caAAATGAAAACCAATATGCCCAGAAGCTGCTTGGAAGCTACTGCCGCCACATCTAAAAGTGGCATCTACAAGATTCAAGTTGGAAGCCTTAGCGAAACCCCATTCGAGGTGTGGTGTGATCAGGATACCGACTTCGGCGGTTGGACCGTCATACAGCGGCGTGTAAGTGCTGATGTGGACTTTTATAGGAATTGGACGGACTATAAGGTCGGTTTCGGCAACTTGGCCGATAACTATTGGATCGGGCTCGATAAGCTGCATGCACTCACTATAAGCTGTGAACATGAGTTGTACATAAAAATAGAAACCTCCGATGGTGTGAAATACTATGCGAAATACAGTATATTCGTTGTGGGTAGCGAGGCGGAGGACTTTGTTCTGAAAACTGTGGGCGATTATAAAGGAGATGCcgaagatattttaaaatataacgaAGGCAGTAAATTCAGTACATACGATCGTGATAATGACCAAAAGGATAATAGAAATTGCGCAAAGATTGATCGTGGCGCCTGGTGGTATCATCGTTGCTATTTGAG CAATTTGAACGGCGATTATACAGAAAGTAATAGCGGTCAGGGTATACTGTGGATAGGTATGAACAGAAGTAAGTCATTGAAATTCGTACAAATGATGATACGCCCGACGCAGGCCTGCATGAAGtcactgaaaaaataa